Below is a genomic region from Bacteroidota bacterium.
CGAAAGCAATAAAGATGGAAGTAAAAGCAAATTCGAAAGAGTTGCAACAAATAGGGTGATTGAAACAAGCATCCCAAGTGCCACAGTACCACCAAAACTTGATGCAACAAATATTCCAAAACCAAAAAACAAAATTACTGAGGTATATAACATGCTTACACCGGTTTCGTTTATTGCCGAAATTACCGATTTGCTAATATCCCAATCGGTAACTTTTAGCTCCTGTCGTAGTTTTGCAAGAAAATGAATTGAGCCATCCACCGAAATTCCAAAGGCAATACTAAAAACCAAAACAGTTGAAGGTTTAATTGGAATTCCAAAATATCCCATAATAGCAGCCGTCAGCAAGAGAGGTATAAGATTTGGAATTAAGGAAATTACTGTCATTCGCAAGGATGAAAACATCCAGGTCATAAACAGCGATATAACAAATATAGCAAGAATTAGACTTGTAAAAAGATTTCTAATCAGATAGTTAGCTCCCTTAAAATAGACTATACTTGTGCCAGTCAATGAAACATCAAATTTATCTTTCGGAAATATTTTGTTGATATCTTTATTAATATTTTCGTTCAGTTCTACCATGATGTCGGTGCCAACATCTGCAATTTTGAAACTTATTCGGGCAATTTGTTTAGTGCTGTCTATAAAAGAACTAATCAGTTTGTTCTTAGAATCGTCTTTCGAGATATACTTCATTATAAATCCGGTTTCTTGTTTACTCGGAAGTTTATAGTGTTTTTCTTTGCCACTGTAGTAGGCTTGCCGCAGAAATTTATAGGCATCGGCAATAGAAAACGATGTTGATAGTTGTGGATATTTTTCTAATTCGGTTTGGAGCTTGGCAATTTTTTTAAGAGTAGATAAATTATAAACTCCATTTTTCTTTTTAGTATCAATTACGATTTCGAGAGGCATGACACCGTTAAAATTTTTCTCGAAAAATTTTAAATCCAAAAAAATAGGATCGTCCTTAGGAACGTCTGCAAGTATGTAACCAGTATTTTTCATCAGAGAAATCCCAATTCCTCCTAATATTAAAAGCAATGCAGTAGCGGAGTAAATTACTGTGCGACTGTTAATTGTAAAGTGCACAAGATATTTTACAATATTCCGCATTATTTTGTTTTCGAGATGTCGTGTTTGCCTATTGGTTGGTGCAGATGTAAAACTGAAAAATATAGGAATCAGTAAAATTGACAGTGCAAAAACTCCCATAATATTCAGAGATGCAATTATTCCAAACTCTTTTAGAATATCGCTGCTTGTGAGGATAAAAGTTGCAAAACCAGCTGCAGTTGTTAAATTTGTAAGAAATGTTGCATTCCCAATTTTATGAATTACTCGTTGAAGAGCTTTAATTTTGTTCCCATGATTTTTATATTCCTGATGGTATTTGTTCAGGAGAAAAACACTATTTGGAATTCCAATTACAATAATCAATGGAGGTATCAAACCCGTTAGAATTGTAATTTGATAATGAAAAAGAACCATTGAGCCAACAGCCCAAATCACACCAATGCAAACAACGAGGATAGG
It encodes:
- a CDS encoding MMPL family transporter, encoding MWIVVARIILRNRAVFLTALGLITIFMAYQASKISISYEFAPLLPEHDTTFIEYQEFKKKFGEDVNILVIGVQDPDFFKLNKFNDWKKLGDSLANIPGVNGIVSIGHSYNILKNSQTKKFEIKPIFSDAISSQKELDSLAKVLYSLPFYNGMLYNDSTKTYLLALTINKDLLNSRDREQLIANIEKLTHQFEEKYDLHLRHSGLAYTRTLVTQKIRTELSLFVVLALLVSATILFLFFRSFKVIIFPILVVCIGVIWAVGSMVLFHYQITILTGLIPPLIIVIGIPNSVFLLNKYHQEYKNHGNKIKALQRVIHKIGNATFLTNLTTAAGFATFILTSSDILKEFGIIASLNIMGVFALSILLIPIFFSFTSAPTNRQTRHLENKIMRNIVKYLVHFTINSRTVIYSATALLLILGGIGISLMKNTGYILADVPKDDPIFLDLKFFEKNFNGVMPLEIVIDTKKKNGVYNLSTLKKIAKLQTELEKYPQLSTSFSIADAYKFLRQAYYSGKEKHYKLPSKQETGFIMKYISKDDSKNKLISSFIDSTKQIARISFKIADVGTDIMVELNENINKDINKIFPKDKFDVSLTGTSIVYFKGANYLIRNLFTSLILAIFVISLFMTWMFSSLRMTVISLIPNLIPLLLTAAIMGYFGIPIKPSTVLVFSIAFGISVDGSIHFLAKLRQELKVTDWDISKSVISAINETGVSMLYTSVILFFGFGIFVASSFGGTVALGMLVSITLFVATLSNLLLLPSLLLSLESSITKKSFKEPLLQILEEEEDIELEDLRF